The Candidatus Cloacimonadaceae bacterium genome includes the window AAAAAATCGGCACCGGCAATCACAGCCAATATCTGTATGCCACTACCGGGATGTTTTCCTCGCAGATGATCATAATCCTGCGATCGACCAATTCTCCGCCCATCCATTGATAGAAATGCGTGGCGGGGTTTTTCTCCGCGCACCAGGAAACCATCGATTTGTAGCCGAGCGAACGCATCTTGGCAGAAAAAGCCTCGAACAAAGCTCTGCCGATTCCATGTCCCTGGCATTCCTCCAACAGATACATGGCGGTCAATTCAGATTCGCAGGCATTGCCGATACCTGTTTCGCAATCGCTGTTTTCACGATTCTTGCCTCCGGAGACGAAACCGACAACGCGCTCTTCCACAAGTGCCACAAAGACGGCTTCGGAAGTTTCGATGGCGTTTTGCCAGTGGAGGACGCCGCGTTCGATGTTCAGGGACGCGATCTTCTTTTGGGGCATGATTCCCGGATAGGTTTCCCTCCAGCTTTGGATATGCACTTTGGCGATGGCGTTCGCGTCTTCCGGCTTTGCCAGGCGAATGCTGTGGTTCATACCATACTGCCTTTGCTTAGTTCTGCTTCAGCAGTTCCTTCATGAAGTCATCGCCTTTGAACATGCCATAGTATCCCGCTTTCGCGGCTTCTTCGTCATAGCGGGTTACGGAATCTGGGGTTTTTCCCGGTTTATAGATGATGAAGGGGATGGGGACATGGGTGTGGGTTCTGAGCTTGCAGGGCGTGGGATGATCGGGCAAAAAAGCGATGCACACTTCCTCGCCTTGGTCGATTGTTGCTTGCATGATCGGTTTGACGACTCTGGAATCAAGAGCTTCGATGCACTTGGTTTTCAGCACAAAATCGCCTTCGTGTCCCGCTTCGTCTGCCGCTTCGATATGTAGATAGACCAGGTCCACTTCTTTGAGAGCATTCAAAGCCGCTGCCACTTTGCCTTCGTAATTGGTGTTGTAAAGCCCGGTGGCGCCTTCCACGTAGATGACTTGGAATCCGGCATAGATTCCGATGCCATGCAAGAGATCGACGGCTGAGATCACTGCTCCGGTCTTGCCATAAAGCTCCATGAAGGTCTTCATATCAGGTTTCATACCGGCAGACCAAAACCAGACGCAATTTGCCGGGTCTTTGCCTGCTGCGCTGCGTTTGATATTTACCGGATGCTGTGCCAGAAAGGTTTGGGAACGCCTGATCAGATCGGTGAGCAGCTCTGCCGTCTCGATACCTTCAGGCTTGATGGATTGGGGCAGAACATCCATCCATGCAGTACCCGGAACATCATGCGGCGGAGTGAGTTTGATCTCGTTGCTGCCGTTTTTGAGCACTAACAGATGACGATAGCTCACACCGGCATGGAAGCTGATCTTATCATTGGCAAATTCATCGTTCAGGGCGGCGATCAATTCTCTGCCTTCAGGGGTTGAGATATGTCCCGCGGAGTGGTTTTTGATCTTATCTCCTTCCAGACAAATCAGGTTGCAGCGCATTGCCAGATCGCCGGGAAGGATATCCACTCCCATCGCCGCGCCTTCCAAAACTCCGCGTCCCTGATAGACGGCACGCACGTCATAGCCAAGGACGGCGAGATTTGCCACTTCGGAACCGGGGGGCATGTCGTCCGGAACGGTTTTATACATACCGGAACAGCCGATTTGCGCCAAACGATCTATGTTTGGGGTGTTTGCCGCCATCAAAGGAGTCCGGTTGCCGAGTTCCGGGATCGGTAAATCCGCCATGCCGTCGCCGAGAATGATGATCGTCTTCATGGCTGATAGTTCTCCAACAAGTGTTTGGCAAAGGCATCGTAGTCATGATGCATGGTCAGAATATACTCCGGTTTATCTTCCAGGTTTTGCAGTGATGGAGGCAAAGCGGGATCAAAGCCAAGCAGTTCCTTGATCTTTTCCGGAAACTTTGCGGGATGTGCGGTTTCCAATGATACGCAAAGGCGATCTGCTGCTTCGGGATGATTTATCAGATAATCCGAAAGCCCTGCCCAACCAACCGCTCCGTGGGGTTCGAGCAGGAGTTTATGCTCTTTCCAGGCGGAACTGATGGTCGCTGCTGTTTCGCTCTCGCCGATGCTGACGGCATACATGTCTTTGTGGATGGCTTCCATGTCCGCAGGTTTGTGAATGACTCCTTTTTCGTCCATCCTGCCTCCATAAAGAGCGATCAAACGGGCTACGTTGCTGGGGTGTCCAACGTTCATGGCGCTGGAGATGCAATTTCGCGAGGGCGCGATCGCTTTGTAGATGCCGGTATTGTAATAGACAGGGTATTCGTCGTTGGAATTGGTCGCCACCACGAATTTGTGCACCGGCAAACCCATGCGCTTGGCGATCAATCCACCCATCAGATCTCCGAAATTGCCGGAGGGAACGCTGAACACAATCTTCTCGCCTAGTTTGTCATAGAGCCTGGCATAGGCATAGAAATAATACATGGTCTGGGGAATGAGGCGTCCGATGTTGATCGAATTTGCGCTTGATAGTTTCAGATGCTCCATCGCGGGATCGGTGAAGGCGCGCTTGACCAAAGCCTGACAATCGTCAAACTTGCCGTCGATGGAGATCAATTCGATGTTTTTGCCCAGCGTGCTCATCTGTTTGCGTTGTCTGGCGGTCACTTCCAATTCGGGATAGAGCACCACGACCTTGATGTTTTCCAGTCCGTAGAAGGCGTTGGCAATGGCGCTGCCCGTGTCTCCGGAAGTGGCGGTCAGGATCAGCAGTTTGCGGTTTTCCTGATGCAGATAGTATTGCATCAAACGTCCCATAAGTCTGGCGGCAAAATCCTTGAAAGAAGCGGTTGGTCCCTGATCCAGACGCATCACATAGCGACGCTCGCATACGTGTTCCAAGGGTATGGCATGGTCATAGGCGTCATCGATCAGAGATTTCAGATCAAAAGCGGAAATCTCA containing:
- the thrC gene encoding threonine synthase → MRYYSTNLKSARVSFREALIKGLADDGGLYMPETIPTIGLDEIMAMKGLSYPEIAFQVAHRFLADEISAFDLKSLIDDAYDHAIPLEHVCERRYVMRLDQGPTASFKDFAARLMGRLMQYYLHQENRKLLILTATSGDTGSAIANAFYGLENIKVVVLYPELEVTARQRKQMSTLGKNIELISIDGKFDDCQALVKRAFTDPAMEHLKLSSANSINIGRLIPQTMYYFYAYARLYDKLGEKIVFSVPSGNFGDLMGGLIAKRMGLPVHKFVVATNSNDEYPVYYNTGIYKAIAPSRNCISSAMNVGHPSNVARLIALYGGRMDEKGVIHKPADMEAIHKDMYAVSIGESETAATISSAWKEHKLLLEPHGAVGWAGLSDYLINHPEAADRLCVSLETAHPAKFPEKIKELLGFDPALPPSLQNLEDKPEYILTMHHDYDAFAKHLLENYQP
- a CDS encoding cofactor-independent phosphoglycerate mutase, translating into MKTIIILGDGMADLPIPELGNRTPLMAANTPNIDRLAQIGCSGMYKTVPDDMPPGSEVANLAVLGYDVRAVYQGRGVLEGAAMGVDILPGDLAMRCNLICLEGDKIKNHSAGHISTPEGRELIAALNDEFANDKISFHAGVSYRHLLVLKNGSNEIKLTPPHDVPGTAWMDVLPQSIKPEGIETAELLTDLIRRSQTFLAQHPVNIKRSAAGKDPANCVWFWSAGMKPDMKTFMELYGKTGAVISAVDLLHGIGIYAGFQVIYVEGATGLYNTNYEGKVAAALNALKEVDLVYLHIEAADEAGHEGDFVLKTKCIEALDSRVVKPIMQATIDQGEEVCIAFLPDHPTPCKLRTHTHVPIPFIIYKPGKTPDSVTRYDEEAAKAGYYGMFKGDDFMKELLKQN
- a CDS encoding GNAT family N-acetyltransferase, with product MNHSIRLAKPEDANAIAKVHIQSWRETYPGIMPQKKIASLNIERGVLHWQNAIETSEAVFVALVEERVVGFVSGGKNRENSDCETGIGNACESELTAMYLLEECQGHGIGRALFEAFSAKMRSLGYKSMVSWCAEKNPATHFYQWMGGELVDRRIMIICEENIPVVAYRYWL